From a single Maritimibacter sp. DP1N21-5 genomic region:
- the rpmF gene encoding 50S ribosomal protein L32 produces MAVPQNKVTKSRRNMRRAHDSLVAGNPNECPSCGELKRPHHVCPSCGHYADREVVAQANEIDLDDEDAA; encoded by the coding sequence ATGGCTGTCCCTCAGAACAAAGTCACGAAGTCGCGCCGCAACATGCGCCGCGCCCATGACTCCCTGGTTGCTGGCAACCCCAACGAATGCCCCTCCTGTGGCGAACTGAAGCGTCCCCATCACGTGTGCCCGTCCTGCGGCCACTATGCTGACCGCGAAGTCGTGGCACAGGCCAACGAGATCGACCTCGACGACGAGGACGCGGCGTAA
- a CDS encoding beta-ketoacyl-ACP synthase III — MTTRAVVRGVGHYLPEQVIPNSWFESRIDTSDEWIRSRSGIERRHFAAPGETTSQMAVQAARAALNDAGMRADQVETVIVATSTPDLTFPSTATMVQEGLGMETGYGFDVQAVCAGFVYALANANALIVSGQSKSVLVIGAETFSRILDMEDRATCVLFGDGAGAVLLEAAEGAGTKDDRGILSTDLNSDGRYRDMLYVDGGVSTTGTAGKLRMQGNPLFRQAVEKLASTADAALGKAGMSHADIDWIVPHQANIRIIQGTAKKLGLSMDKVVVTVQDHGNTSAASIPLALSVGKANGQIRENDVLVLEAIGGGLAWGAVVLRW; from the coding sequence ATGACGACACGCGCAGTGGTCCGGGGCGTCGGGCATTACCTGCCCGAACAGGTCATTCCGAATTCCTGGTTCGAAAGCCGCATCGACACCTCGGACGAATGGATCAGATCCCGCTCGGGCATCGAACGGCGGCACTTCGCCGCCCCCGGCGAGACGACATCGCAGATGGCGGTGCAGGCGGCGCGCGCCGCGCTGAACGACGCCGGCATGCGGGCCGATCAGGTTGAAACCGTCATCGTCGCCACCTCGACCCCCGATCTGACCTTCCCCTCGACCGCAACCATGGTTCAGGAAGGTCTGGGCATGGAAACGGGCTACGGCTTCGACGTCCAGGCAGTCTGCGCGGGATTCGTCTATGCGCTCGCCAATGCCAACGCCCTGATCGTGTCCGGCCAGTCAAAGTCGGTTCTCGTGATCGGCGCCGAGACATTCTCGCGCATTCTGGACATGGAAGACCGCGCGACCTGCGTGCTCTTTGGCGACGGCGCCGGGGCCGTCCTGCTTGAGGCCGCCGAGGGCGCCGGCACCAAGGACGACCGCGGCATCCTGTCGACGGACCTTAACTCCGACGGGCGTTACCGCGACATGCTTTATGTCGACGGCGGCGTGTCGACCACAGGCACGGCGGGCAAACTGCGCATGCAGGGCAACCCGCTTTTCCGCCAAGCCGTTGAAAAGCTTGCCTCGACCGCCGATGCCGCGCTCGGAAAAGCGGGGATGTCGCACGCGGACATCGACTGGATCGTGCCGCATCAGGCAAATATCCGCATCATCCAGGGCACCGCAAAGAAGCTCGGCCTGTCGATGGACAAGGTCGTCGTGACGGTTCAGGACCACGGCAACACGTCGGCCGCCTCCATCCCGCTCGCCCTGTCGGTAGGCAAAGCGAATGGGCAGATTCGGGAAAACGACGTGCTGGTGCTCGAAGCCATCGGCGGCGGTCTGGCCTGGGGCGCGGTGGTCCTGCGTTGGTGA
- a CDS encoding DUF3553 domain-containing protein, with translation MDHLSSLLEPGMLVRLPTEPDWGLGQVQSNIHGKVTVNFENAGKRVIDISQVALTPVFDED, from the coding sequence ATGGACCATCTTTCTTCTCTTCTCGAACCGGGCATGCTCGTCCGGTTGCCGACTGAACCCGATTGGGGCCTCGGGCAGGTGCAATCCAACATCCACGGCAAGGTGACCGTGAACTTCGAGAACGCGGGCAAGCGGGTCATCGACATCTCCCAGGTCGCCCTCACACCGGTCTTCGACGAAGACTGA
- the ihfA gene encoding integration host factor subunit alpha: MSEKTLTRMDLSEAVFREVGLSRNESAQLVESVLGYISDALVEGETVKISSFGTFSVRDKAARVGRNPKTGQEVPISPRRVLTFRPSHIMKERVAAGNKS, translated from the coding sequence ATGAGCGAAAAGACTCTGACGCGCATGGACCTGAGCGAAGCGGTATTCCGCGAAGTCGGCCTTTCGCGCAATGAAAGCGCACAGCTTGTTGAAAGCGTGCTCGGTTACATCTCCGACGCATTGGTCGAGGGCGAGACGGTCAAGATATCGTCCTTCGGGACCTTTTCCGTCCGCGACAAGGCGGCGCGCGTCGGGCGCAATCCGAAGACCGGACAGGAAGTTCCGATTTCGCCCCGGCGGGTCCTGACGTTCCGGCCTTCCCACATCATGAAAGAACGGGTCGCCGCCGGAAACAAGTCCTGA
- a CDS encoding bifunctional 2-polyprenyl-6-hydroxyphenol methylase/3-demethylubiquinol 3-O-methyltransferase UbiG — protein MGYDYDALYGKMRDALGAPTPFIADFLARIDLAGARVLDVGCGQGRDALMIARQGAEVVGVDLSPNGIRDLQAAAQAEGLRIDGIVADITSYRASGLFDVILIDRTLHMLPDGPRLDVLKGLLDHVAEGGWLLIADEPSNVPAMGTALEEHGGWSNEIQSDGYLFARRTG, from the coding sequence ATGGGTTACGACTACGACGCACTTTACGGGAAAATGCGGGACGCGCTCGGCGCTCCGACGCCCTTCATCGCTGACTTCCTCGCGCGAATCGATCTTGCCGGCGCAAGGGTGCTCGATGTGGGCTGCGGGCAGGGGCGGGATGCGCTCATGATTGCCCGGCAAGGCGCGGAAGTGGTGGGCGTCGATCTGTCGCCGAACGGGATTCGCGATCTTCAGGCGGCGGCGCAGGCGGAAGGATTGCGGATCGACGGCATCGTCGCCGACATCACGTCTTATCGCGCGTCCGGCCTGTTCGATGTCATTCTCATCGACCGCACGCTTCATATGCTGCCTGACGGACCGCGCCTCGATGTGCTGAAGGGCCTGCTGGACCACGTGGCCGAGGGCGGCTGGCTCCTCATAGCAGATGAGCCCTCCAACGTTCCCGCCATGGGGACCGCGCTCGAAGAGCACGGGGGCTGGTCAAACGAGATCCAGTCGGACGGTTATCTGTTCGCGCGTCGAACCGGCTAG
- a CDS encoding outer membrane protein assembly factor BamE: protein MAAIGMKARGLVRLVAVLLGILTIAACSPVYTNHGFVPSDEDVEEIMVGIDTRETVAAIVGKPGAEGLLTQEGWYYVESRFKHFAYNAPEEIDREVLRIGFDESGLVENIERFGLEQGQVVVLSRRVTTSNTRGVGFLRQLLGNIGNFDAGTLLQ from the coding sequence ATGGCTGCCATAGGGATGAAGGCGCGCGGTTTGGTCCGTCTGGTCGCCGTTCTTCTGGGTATTCTCACCATCGCGGCCTGTTCTCCGGTCTACACCAATCACGGTTTCGTCCCGTCGGACGAGGACGTGGAAGAGATCATGGTCGGCATCGACACCCGCGAAACGGTGGCGGCGATCGTGGGCAAGCCGGGGGCCGAGGGGCTTCTGACGCAAGAAGGCTGGTACTACGTCGAGAGCCGCTTCAAGCACTTCGCGTATAACGCGCCGGAAGAAATCGACCGCGAGGTTCTGCGGATCGGATTCGATGAAAGCGGGCTGGTCGAGAACATCGAACGCTTCGGTCTCGAGCAGGGGCAGGTTGTCGTCCTGTCGCGCCGTGTGACCACGTCGAACACCCGCGGCGTCGGCTTCCTTCGTCAACTTCTTGGAAACATCGGGAACTTTGACGCTGGCACATTGCTTCAGTAG
- a CDS encoding MerR family transcriptional regulator produces the protein MDNKSPDAFRTISEVADWLGVPTHVLRFWESRFTQVKPVKRAGGRRYYRPSDMELLGGIRKLLHDDGLTIRGVQKLLREQGVKHVAAMSQPLDLEAEPESNVVPLDRSRRSTQEADPVEDAEILEAPEEAPEVQDVDASEAEDAMPEPVDDAMANHDVALDAPGPDEELEDVTPVSFETVDEKDVAEPVGEAVAPDADASPDDAADFNPFASAPNVTLEPTESDIPEEATEVSPLAVEEDAGIASLVAETTGEGTQVPDALAAEEDTRDSESAASEDEDPSPALTVSAHDDSTLTPPEPQSDEDASTALDVDATHLSRGDAERISPAETDTDADQETENVFTVAEADVSQNPEREADPVAPEVAPAPEPERPRLVMPDVGPDLTDEALVEIRPVARRLRELRDAGDTLPVAMLRDIAERLQALKSNAGGTDGPADRL, from the coding sequence ATGGACAACAAGTCGCCGGATGCGTTTCGCACGATCAGCGAGGTGGCCGATTGGCTGGGCGTGCCGACCCATGTCCTGCGCTTCTGGGAAAGCCGCTTCACACAGGTCAAGCCGGTGAAGCGTGCAGGTGGACGGCGGTATTACCGTCCCTCGGACATGGAACTGCTCGGCGGTATCCGCAAGCTCCTGCATGATGACGGCCTGACCATTCGCGGCGTGCAAAAACTCCTGCGCGAGCAAGGTGTGAAACACGTCGCGGCCATGTCGCAGCCGCTCGATCTGGAAGCGGAACCCGAAAGCAACGTGGTCCCGCTCGACCGCTCGCGTCGATCGACGCAGGAAGCGGATCCGGTCGAAGACGCGGAAATCCTCGAGGCGCCCGAGGAAGCCCCGGAGGTTCAGGACGTCGATGCCTCCGAGGCGGAAGACGCGATGCCCGAACCCGTGGACGACGCGATGGCGAACCATGATGTGGCCCTGGATGCCCCCGGCCCTGACGAAGAGCTGGAAGACGTGACGCCGGTGTCTTTCGAGACCGTGGATGAGAAGGATGTGGCCGAACCTGTCGGGGAGGCCGTCGCACCGGATGCAGACGCATCGCCGGATGACGCGGCAGACTTCAACCCCTTCGCCAGCGCACCGAATGTGACGCTGGAACCGACGGAGTCGGACATCCCCGAGGAGGCCACCGAAGTCTCGCCGCTTGCGGTCGAAGAGGATGCGGGCATCGCAAGCCTCGTTGCGGAAACCACGGGCGAAGGGACGCAAGTCCCCGACGCGCTGGCTGCCGAGGAAGATACGAGAGACAGCGAGTCGGCGGCATCGGAGGACGAAGACCCCAGCCCCGCATTGACGGTCTCGGCCCACGACGATTCGACGCTCACCCCACCCGAGCCCCAATCGGACGAGGATGCCTCCACTGCGCTCGATGTCGACGCGACGCATCTGTCGAGGGGTGACGCGGAACGCATCTCGCCCGCTGAGACGGATACAGACGCAGACCAAGAAACCGAGAACGTCTTCACGGTAGCTGAGGCCGACGTGTCTCAGAACCCCGAACGGGAAGCAGATCCCGTCGCGCCGGAGGTTGCGCCCGCGCCCGAACCCGAACGTCCACGCCTTGTCATGCCGGACGTCGGACCAGACCTCACGGACGAAGCGCTGGTCGAAATTCGCCCTGTCGCGCGGCGACTTCGCGAGCTTCGCGACGCGGGCGACACCTTGCCCGTCGCAATGCTCCGCGACATCGCCGAGCGGCTTCAGGCACTGAAATCCAATGCCGGTGGCACGGACGGTCCAGCCGATCGCCTGTAA
- a CDS encoding DUF177 domain-containing protein — protein sequence MTTPEDIPNYGPRLKVSELDHSRPHDLAVSLNEESAMALAHELGIEAARKVRLEGRLAPVGRRDWRFEGTLGATVVQPCVVTLAPVTTRIDEPVERTWIEGLTPTTAEESETPQDVAQEPLGPVIDIGALLAEAVALALPLYPRADDAELGDAVFTEPGKDAIRDEDLKPFAGLASLRDKLAQKDDESDESNS from the coding sequence ATGACGACACCCGAGGACATCCCGAACTATGGCCCGAGGCTCAAGGTCTCGGAGCTGGATCACTCGCGCCCGCATGATCTTGCGGTCTCCCTGAACGAGGAAAGCGCCATGGCGCTTGCGCATGAACTGGGCATCGAAGCGGCCCGCAAGGTGCGACTCGAAGGGCGCCTCGCCCCGGTCGGGCGGCGCGACTGGCGGTTCGAGGGCACGCTGGGCGCCACGGTGGTGCAGCCCTGCGTGGTCACGCTCGCCCCGGTCACGACGCGCATCGACGAGCCGGTCGAGCGGACATGGATCGAGGGGCTCACGCCCACGACGGCCGAAGAAAGCGAAACGCCACAGGACGTGGCGCAGGAGCCCCTGGGCCCGGTCATCGACATCGGCGCGCTTCTGGCCGAGGCCGTTGCATTGGCATTGCCGCTCTATCCGCGGGCCGACGACGCCGAGCTGGGCGATGCGGTCTTCACCGAACCGGGCAAGGACGCGATCCGGGACGAGGACCTGAAGCCCTTTGCGGGCCTTGCCTCCCTTCGAGACAAGCTGGCGCAGAAGGACGACGAGTCGGACGAAAGTAACAGCTAG
- a CDS encoding GNAT family N-acetyltransferase, with the protein MADHLLSKGVYRARIAAGRGDVGAAQALRYLAFRDPEGEGRDVDRYDGMNRHLLVEGPEGLVCTFRYQIFPGAADTRIGYSAGVYDLSHLSALDGPMIEMGRFCLHPKAHDPDILRLAWAAMTRLVDEAQAVLLFGCSSFRGTDPAPYTDALRMLAAEHIAPARIRPGPKARERMALPEGPYDPQSAQRQLPPLLRTYMLMGGWVSDHAVIDRVMNTLHVFTGVEIDRVPEARARALRALAQE; encoded by the coding sequence ATGGCCGACCATCTGTTAAGCAAAGGTGTCTATCGCGCCCGTATTGCCGCGGGACGCGGTGACGTGGGGGCGGCACAGGCTCTGCGCTATCTCGCCTTTCGCGATCCGGAGGGTGAAGGGCGGGACGTGGACCGCTACGACGGGATGAACCGGCACCTGCTGGTCGAAGGGCCCGAAGGGCTCGTCTGCACCTTCCGCTACCAGATTTTCCCCGGCGCGGCGGACACGAGGATCGGTTATTCCGCCGGGGTTTATGACCTCTCGCATCTGTCCGCGCTGGATGGTCCGATGATCGAGATGGGCCGCTTCTGCCTGCATCCGAAAGCGCATGACCCCGACATCCTGCGTCTGGCATGGGCCGCGATGACGCGGCTGGTGGACGAGGCGCAGGCGGTCCTGCTGTTCGGCTGTTCGTCGTTCCGGGGCACCGACCCCGCACCCTATACCGATGCCCTTCGCATGCTGGCGGCCGAGCATATCGCGCCGGCCCGTATCCGTCCCGGTCCGAAGGCCCGCGAGCGTATGGCTCTGCCCGAAGGACCCTATGATCCGCAGTCGGCGCAGCGTCAGTTGCCCCCTTTGCTACGGACTTACATGCTCATGGGCGGCTGGGTCAGCGATCATGCTGTGATTGATCGGGTCATGAATACCCTGCATGTGTTCACGGGAGTCGAAATCGACCGGGTGCCCGAAGCCCGGGCGCGCGCGCTGCGCGCGCTTGCGCAGGAGTGA
- a CDS encoding lysophospholipid acyltransferase family protein — protein MNEPRSAASWDDGSERPDLHVSAPGWVVAVLRVIPLFVVLAIGLVATLVMLPLERLVAGESRPITPTITRLVCIAALAILGIGWRAKGVPMRGPGAVVANHSSWLDIFVLNAPKRLYFVSKAEVRDWPGIGWLARATGTVFIRRDRREAAAQVGEFRRRLSLGHRLLFFPEGTSTDSRRVLPFKTTLFAAFFADGLRQNMWVQPVSVVYLAPRGRDDRFYGWWGDMDLGPHLLAVLGAVRQGRVEIHYHDPVRVADFADRKMLAAHCEAAVRGPVLSALVQETVGSGGA, from the coding sequence GTGAACGAGCCCCGGTCCGCGGCATCCTGGGACGATGGCAGTGAGCGGCCCGACCTTCATGTGTCGGCGCCTGGCTGGGTCGTCGCGGTCCTCAGGGTCATTCCGCTCTTCGTGGTGCTGGCGATCGGGCTTGTGGCAACGCTGGTGATGCTGCCGCTGGAGCGCCTTGTCGCGGGCGAAAGCCGGCCCATAACGCCAACCATCACGCGGCTCGTCTGTATCGCGGCGCTGGCCATCCTCGGCATCGGCTGGCGCGCGAAGGGCGTTCCCATGCGGGGCCCTGGCGCCGTGGTGGCGAACCATTCCTCCTGGCTCGACATCTTCGTCCTGAATGCGCCCAAGCGGCTCTATTTCGTCTCGAAGGCCGAGGTGCGCGACTGGCCGGGAATCGGCTGGCTCGCGCGGGCGACGGGGACGGTCTTCATCCGGCGGGACCGACGGGAGGCCGCCGCGCAGGTGGGCGAGTTCCGGCGGCGGTTGTCACTTGGGCACCGCCTGTTGTTCTTTCCCGAGGGCACCTCGACCGACAGCCGGCGGGTGCTGCCCTTCAAGACCACGCTTTTCGCGGCGTTCTTCGCCGATGGCCTGCGCCAGAACATGTGGGTGCAGCCGGTGAGCGTCGTCTACCTCGCGCCGAGAGGTCGAGACGACCGGTTTTACGGCTGGTGGGGCGATATGGACCTCGGGCCTCATCTGCTGGCCGTGCTGGGTGCCGTGCGGCAGGGACGAGTCGAGATACACTACCACGACCCGGTGCGTGTCGCGGACTTCGCTGACCGCAAGATGCTTGCGGCCCACTGCGAGGCTGCGGTGCGGGGTCCGGTCCTCAGTGCGCTTGTGCAAGAGACCGTCGGGAGCGGTGGCGCCTAG
- a CDS encoding GNAT family N-acetyltransferase: protein MSAVSPRYELRIAETMGEVRDAQRLRYQVFIEELGGSGPDVDHEARLERDEFDAHFDHLVLYDRNRTGDQAVGAYRVMRDDQAARIGRYYSESEYDLSALKASGRKLLELGRSCVHRDYRGGAALAQLWVGLLNYTDAHAIEVMFGVASFRGTELQAIREPLSYLHHFHLAPPELRTRVLDAFYQSADLLAKDQIETREAMSQMPALIKAYLRLGGVIGDGAFVDEPFNTTDVCIIVDLPKVPPKQRAMYEKLARREGRG, encoded by the coding sequence ATGTCCGCAGTAAGCCCGCGATACGAGCTTCGCATCGCCGAGACGATGGGCGAGGTGCGCGACGCGCAACGTTTGCGCTATCAGGTCTTCATCGAGGAACTGGGCGGGTCCGGGCCGGATGTCGACCACGAGGCACGGCTGGAACGCGACGAATTCGACGCCCATTTCGATCATCTGGTCCTTTACGACCGGAACCGGACCGGCGACCAGGCGGTCGGTGCCTACCGCGTGATGCGCGACGATCAGGCGGCCCGGATCGGGCGCTATTACTCGGAATCGGAATACGATCTGTCGGCGCTGAAGGCATCCGGGCGGAAGCTGCTCGAGCTCGGGCGCTCCTGCGTCCATCGCGACTACCGCGGGGGCGCTGCATTGGCCCAACTCTGGGTCGGGCTTCTGAACTATACGGACGCGCATGCCATCGAAGTCATGTTCGGCGTGGCGAGCTTTCGCGGCACCGAGCTTCAGGCGATCCGCGAGCCATTATCCTATCTGCACCACTTCCATCTTGCCCCGCCTGAGTTGCGGACCCGGGTGCTCGACGCCTTTTACCAAAGCGCCGATCTGCTGGCGAAGGATCAGATCGAAACGCGCGAGGCTATGAGCCAGATGCCCGCGCTCATCAAGGCCTACCTACGGCTGGGCGGGGTCATCGGTGACGGGGCTTTCGTGGACGAGCCTTTCAACACGACCGACGTCTGCATCATCGTAGACCTGCCCAAGGTGCCGCCCAAGCAGCGGGCGATGTACGAGAAACTGGCGCGCCGGGAGGGCCGGGGGTGA
- a CDS encoding histidine phosphotransferase family protein, protein MSDTNDLVALVGSRICHDLISPLGAIGNGLELLMLSGGEDSPEAALMRESLESASGRIRFFRIAFGTASGGQIVRADEITSALADAGRKAKMEWRVPGDCPRPETKLAFLLATCCESAMPFGGTITVSEAVGQWSVTGRAERMKIDDRDWGHLTGGGGALSPAKVHFGLVLPEVRAQGRSLGVEITDTRLHLTF, encoded by the coding sequence ATGAGCGACACGAACGACCTGGTGGCGCTCGTCGGCAGCCGCATCTGCCATGACCTTATCAGCCCTTTGGGCGCAATCGGCAATGGGCTCGAACTCTTGATGCTGTCGGGTGGCGAGGACAGCCCGGAAGCCGCGCTCATGCGCGAGAGCCTCGAGAGCGCGTCGGGCCGGATCCGGTTTTTCCGGATCGCCTTCGGCACCGCGTCCGGCGGGCAGATCGTTCGGGCCGACGAAATTACCTCGGCGCTCGCGGACGCCGGGCGCAAGGCCAAGATGGAATGGCGCGTGCCGGGCGATTGTCCCCGTCCGGAGACGAAACTCGCCTTCCTCCTTGCCACCTGCTGCGAAAGCGCGATGCCCTTCGGTGGCACCATCACGGTCAGCGAGGCGGTGGGCCAGTGGTCGGTCACGGGACGCGCCGAGCGGATGAAGATCGACGACAGGGATTGGGGACATCTGACGGGGGGCGGAGGTGCCCTGTCCCCCGCCAAGGTTCACTTCGGCCTCGTCCTTCCCGAGGTTCGGGCACAAGGCAGGTCGCTGGGTGTCGAGATCACCGACACCCGGCTTCACCTGACTTTCTAG
- the plsX gene encoding phosphate acyltransferase PlsX yields MSGSHRGPDRTILSIDAMGGDHGPAAIVAGLAKVARKRNVGFILHGNKAELAPLVAKQPDLNGICDIRHADDVVTMEDKPAQVIRHGKNTSMWSAIESVKAREAEVCVSCGNTGALMAMSVLRLRKLPGVSRPAIAVFWPSRNKIGFNIMLDGGADIRADEMDLLQYALMGASYARNGHGIVRPRVGLLNVGTEEHKGRAEIKAAADLIEDAAKVADFDFIGFVEGGDLLSDRVDVIVTDGFTGNVALKTGEGTAKMVSDFLKEAFTATPLSRLAALFAMTSLKRLQKRMDPRRSNGGVFLGLNGTVVKSHGSADATGVAAAVKLAFDLAQSNFNQKLAARVAYTPGDSHDAPAQIEDKSSELK; encoded by the coding sequence ATGTCCGGCTCTCATCGGGGGCCTGATCGCACCATACTTTCGATCGACGCGATGGGCGGCGATCATGGGCCGGCAGCCATCGTTGCCGGCCTTGCCAAGGTTGCGCGCAAGCGAAACGTCGGGTTCATCCTGCACGGCAACAAGGCCGAACTTGCGCCGCTGGTCGCAAAGCAGCCTGACCTGAACGGGATCTGCGACATCCGCCACGCCGACGACGTGGTGACGATGGAAGACAAGCCCGCACAAGTGATCCGGCACGGCAAGAACACCTCCATGTGGTCGGCCATCGAAAGCGTGAAGGCGCGCGAGGCCGAGGTCTGCGTCTCCTGCGGCAACACCGGCGCGCTCATGGCGATGTCGGTCCTGCGCCTGCGCAAGCTCCCGGGCGTGTCGCGCCCTGCCATCGCGGTATTCTGGCCCTCGCGCAACAAGATCGGCTTCAACATCATGCTCGATGGCGGCGCCGACATTCGCGCCGACGAGATGGACCTGCTGCAATATGCGCTGATGGGCGCCTCTTATGCCCGTAACGGCCACGGCATCGTGCGGCCGCGCGTGGGGCTGCTCAACGTTGGCACGGAAGAGCACAAGGGCCGCGCCGAGATCAAGGCGGCCGCCGACCTCATCGAGGACGCGGCCAAAGTCGCCGATTTCGACTTCATCGGATTCGTGGAAGGCGGCGACCTGCTGTCGGACCGGGTTGACGTGATCGTGACCGATGGCTTCACCGGGAACGTTGCGCTCAAGACCGGCGAGGGCACGGCCAAGATGGTGAGCGACTTCCTGAAGGAAGCCTTCACCGCGACCCCCCTGTCCCGCCTCGCCGCGCTCTTCGCGATGACATCCCTCAAGCGCCTGCAAAAACGCATGGATCCGCGTCGGTCCAATGGCGGCGTATTCCTTGGATTGAACGGCACCGTGGTCAAGAGCCACGGCTCGGCGGATGCGACGGGCGTCGCGGCGGCGGTGAAACTCGCCTTCGACCTCGCGCAGTCGAACTTCAACCAGAAGCTCGCCGCACGGGTTGCATATACGCCGGGAGACAGCCACGATGCCCCGGCACAAATAGAAGACAAATCGAGCGAGCTGAAATGA
- a CDS encoding 2'-deoxycytidine 5'-triphosphate deaminase — protein sequence MTDSTLTRTGTGVLPSQILRQMIDTGTISADPAITAPQIQPASLDLRLGTIAYRVRASFLAGDGRTVADRLSEFEMHRIDLSQGAVLEKGAVYVVPLMERLALPEGVQAVANAKSSTGRLDLLTRTITDGGTEFDRIPPGYEGPLYAEICPRSFSVLVRPGMRLNQIRFRAGQAVLTDDELRNRHATERLVDGPAVIDHGLGFSVDLKPGDGDLVGYRAKPHTGVIDLDLINHYDPAEFWEPIHTTEGRIILDPGAFYILVSREAVHIPPDCAAEMAPYLAMVGEFRVHYAGFFDPGFGHDAAGGTGSRGVLEVRCHEAPFVLEHGQVVGRLVYERMAEVPETLYGADLKSNYQGQGLKLAKHFKSPR from the coding sequence ATGACCGACAGCACGCTTACGCGCACGGGCACCGGCGTCCTTCCCTCCCAGATCCTGCGCCAGATGATCGACACCGGGACGATTTCCGCCGATCCCGCGATCACCGCGCCGCAGATCCAGCCCGCCTCGCTCGACCTCCGGCTCGGCACAATCGCCTACCGCGTGCGGGCTTCGTTTCTGGCCGGCGATGGCCGGACCGTGGCGGACCGGCTGTCCGAGTTCGAGATGCACCGCATCGACCTGTCGCAGGGCGCTGTGCTTGAAAAAGGCGCAGTCTATGTCGTGCCCCTCATGGAGCGCCTCGCGCTCCCCGAGGGTGTGCAGGCCGTCGCCAATGCAAAGAGCTCGACCGGACGGCTCGACCTCCTGACGCGGACGATCACCGATGGCGGCACCGAGTTCGACCGAATCCCGCCGGGTTATGAAGGTCCCCTCTACGCCGAGATCTGCCCAAGGTCCTTCTCGGTCCTCGTGCGACCCGGCATGCGCCTGAACCAGATCCGGTTCCGGGCCGGTCAGGCCGTGCTGACGGACGACGAACTGCGCAACCGCCACGCCACCGAACGGCTCGTCGACGGGCCTGCCGTCATCGACCACGGCCTCGGGTTCTCGGTCGATTTGAAGCCCGGGGACGGCGATCTCGTCGGCTATCGAGCGAAGCCCCATACCGGCGTCATCGACCTCGACCTGATCAACCACTACGACCCCGCCGAGTTCTGGGAGCCCATCCACACGACCGAAGGGCGCATCATCCTGGACCCCGGCGCTTTCTACATTCTTGTCAGCCGCGAAGCCGTGCATATCCCGCCCGATTGCGCGGCGGAAATGGCGCCCTATCTCGCCATGGTCGGTGAATTCCGGGTGCATTACGCAGGCTTCTTCGATCCCGGCTTCGGCCATGACGCAGCCGGCGGCACGGGATCGCGCGGCGTGCTGGAGGTGCGCTGCCACGAAGCGCCCTTCGTGCTTGAACACGGTCAGGTGGTGGGCCGGCTCGTCTATGAGCGCATGGCTGAAGTCCCCGAAACGCTCTACGGCGCTGACCTGAAGTCGAACTATCAGGGACAGGGCCTGAAGCTCGCCAAGCACTTCAAGTCGCCGCGCTAG